One window of Candidatus Poribacteria bacterium genomic DNA carries:
- a CDS encoding LamG domain-containing protein, whose amino-acid sequence MKRLGFIGLVVVGLVFSNLGYAQIDLKEAAVGVWLFDEGRGDKAKDSSPNGNDGILKEGPEWVKGKFGYALRFDGKDDYVQIPPSSLFNSEKFTVVFWMFPETIGGNNPPGSGSSTLVVTNGNPGDGGGGNWWFELWNNGNFEFKSCKPDCSAAKTSINVPNKWYFIAGSFEGGTYKLYVDGKFVSSGPNDVRPEERGLLIGSGLCPVGHGCDKGYFKGIIDDVGIFNEVLEEGDLKKIMEKGLGSVLGIVAVDPSGNLPIIWGDIKTASVTP is encoded by the coding sequence ATGAAAAGGCTAGGGTTTATCGGATTGGTCGTCGTAGGTCTGGTGTTTTCAAACCTGGGGTATGCCCAGATTGACCTCAAAGAGGCAGCGGTCGGAGTGTGGCTCTTCGACGAAGGTCGAGGAGATAAGGCTAAAGATTCCTCCCCTAACGGCAACGACGGGATACTGAAAGAGGGCCCGGAATGGGTGAAGGGGAAATTCGGATACGCTTTGAGGTTTGACGGGAAGGACGATTACGTTCAGATCCCGCCCTCTTCTCTCTTCAACTCTGAGAAGTTCACGGTGGTCTTCTGGATGTTCCCTGAGACGATAGGAGGCAACAACCCGCCCGGCTCCGGTTCCTCAACCTTGGTGGTCACAAACGGAAACCCCGGCGATGGCGGTGGTGGAAACTGGTGGTTTGAACTCTGGAACAACGGAAACTTCGAGTTCAAAAGCTGTAAACCGGACTGCTCAGCGGCGAAGACGAGCATAAACGTCCCGAACAAATGGTATTTCATAGCAGGGTCGTTTGAAGGCGGCACATACAAGCTATATGTGGATGGGAAATTCGTCTCCTCCGGCCCTAACGACGTGAGACCTGAGGAGAGAGGGCTGCTCATCGGGAGCGGTCTCTGTCCCGTCGGACATGGCTGCGATAAAGGTTACTTCAAAGGGATCATCGACGATGTCGGTATCTTCAACGAGGTTTTAGAGGAGGGTGACCTTAAGAAAATTATGGAAAAAGGGTTGGGGTCGGTGCTGGGCATAGTCGCAGTTGATCCCTCAGGCAACCTTCCGATCATCTGGGGGGATATCAAAACGGCTTCGGTGACTCCCTGA